GGGATGACGGCGCGGACCTCGAAACCGCCGGTGGGACGTTCGCCCGCGCGGAGGGTGGCGCCGTAGACGGCGAGGCGTTCACGCAGGCCGATCAGTCCGCGGCCGCCACCGGTACCGTCCGGCGCCGCGGACGTGCCGCCGGTGTCGGACACCTCGATGTGCACCGCGCCGGGGACGTGCTCGATGGCGACCCGCACCCGGCCGCCGACGGCATGCCTGACCGTGTTGGTCAGCGCCTCCTGCACCACGCGGTACGCGGCCAGGTCGGCGCCCGGGGCGAGCGGGGCCGGGGTGCCGGTGACGGTCAGCTCGACGGGCACGCCGGTATCGCGCACCCGGTCGGTGAGGGCGGGCACCTGGGCGAGGCCCGGCTGCGGCGCCAGATCGGCCCCGGCGGCCGGGTCGGAGGCACCCCCGGCCCCCTCCGCGTCCCCGTCCCCGCCGTTCCCGTCACCGGCCATGGTGAGCAGGCCCATGACGTGCCGCAGTTCGGCCATCGCCGTACGCCCGCCCGCCTCGACGGCCAGCAGCGCCCGGCGGGCCCGGTCGGGCGCGGTGTCCATCACCTTGCGGGCCGCGCCCGCCTGGATCACCATCACGCTCACATTGTGGGTGACGACGTCGTGCAGTTCGCGCGCGATCCGGGAACGCTCGCGGTCGACGGCCAGCCGCATGGCGGCCTCGTGCTCCTCCTCCAGAGCGGTCAGCCGCACCTTCCAGATGTGGACCGCGTTGGCTCCCAGCCCCACCCCGAGCAGCGCGAGGAACGGCACGAGACCGGGAGCGAACGACGGGAAGGTCTCGTCGCGCAGTACGGCGAGCAGGGCGGCGGCCACCAGGCCGGCGAGCGCACGCGCCCGGTACGGGCTGTACACGGCCGCGCTGTAGGCGGCGACCACACAGGACAGGAACGTGTACAGGGTCGGGTCGCCGCCGCGCAGATGCTGGTTGAACAGCAGGCTCGCGACGACCACCGCCCAGAACGCGGACAGCGGGAACCGGCGGCGCACCACCAGGGGCAGCGCGGTCAGGGCGGCCAGCGCCAGCTGCCAGGGCTCGACGGCGCCGGCGAACTGCGCCACGCCCACCCCCACGTCCGGGAACGGGCCGACCGGCGGGACGCCGGGCGCGGGCACCCGTGGCGGAACCGGCACGAGCATCGGCGGAACCGGCGCGTCGCCGGCGCCCTGCCGGTAGGTGGCGCCCACCGTGCAGGCGGCGAGGACGAAGGCGAGGATCGCGTCGGCCGTCCACATCCACCGGGACGGGCGGGGCAGCGGGCTCCTGCGCAGCAGGGCCGCGGCCCCCGTTCGCCACCGCTCCACGATCTCCGCCCGCACAGCACCGCCCGCCCCGCCCATGCTCACAGTGTGGCAACCCGCGTGCGCTCCCACATCCGTCCCGCTGCGGACGGCGGCACGGCGGGCTACATCCGCCGCGTACATCGCAGGGATGACATGCCCGGCGGGTCATCCCGGGGCGGCATCCGGTCTCACCGTCTCAGGCGACGCCCCGGACCGGGGCCCGCCCCTAGCTTCGGACCCGAACCGTCGAACGCCGACCCTGGAGGCACCGTGGCAGCGACCGCGCCCGTCATCGACATGCGGGCTGTGAGCAGGACGTACGGGGAAGGGCCGCCGGCCCTCGCCGACGTGACGCTGAGCGTGGCCGCCGGAGAGGCGCTCGCCGTTCTCGGGCCGTCCGGCAGCGGCAAGTCCACGCTGCTCAACCTGATCGCGGGACTCGACCGGCCGAGCACGGGCAGCGTCACGGTGGACGGGCTGCGGGTGGACGAGCTGAGCGAGGCCGGGTCGGCGCGGTACCGGCGCACGAAGGTCGGCATGGTCTTCCAGTTCTTCAATCTGCTGGACGACCTGACGGTCACCGACAACGTGCTGCTGCCCGCCCAGTTGGCGGGGATGCCGCGGGCCGAGGCCCGCGCACGGGCCGCCGGGCTGCTGGCGGAGCTGCGCATCGACCGGCACGCGGACGCCTACCCCGGCAGGTTGTCCGGCGGGGAGCGGCAGCGCGTCGCGGTCGCCCGGGCCCTGATGAACCGTCCGGCCCTGCTGCTGGCCGACGAGCCCACCGGCGCGCTGGACACCGCCTCCGGCGCGGACGTCCGGGAACTGCTCGCCGAACTCAACGCGTCGGGGCAGACGATCGTCCTGGTCACCCACGATCTGAGCCTCGCCGCGTCCTGCGCGACCCGGACCGTCGAGCTGGTCGACGGCCGTGTCGTACGGGACACCAGGAGCGCCCGGGGCGCGGCGGCGGTGGCCCGATGAGCGCCCTCGGCCGGGTGGTGCGCGCCGGGGTCGGGCGGCGGCGGGTGCAGACCGCCGTAATGATCATGACGACGCTCATGGCCGTCACCGCGTCGGTTCTCGCCGCCGGGCTGCTCGTCGCGTCCCAGGCACCCTTCGACCACGCCTTCGCACGGCAGCACGGCGC
The sequence above is a segment of the Streptomyces asoensis genome. Coding sequences within it:
- a CDS encoding sensor histidine kinase, producing MGGAGGAVRAEIVERWRTGAAALLRRSPLPRPSRWMWTADAILAFVLAACTVGATYRQGAGDAPVPPMLVPVPPRVPAPGVPPVGPFPDVGVGVAQFAGAVEPWQLALAALTALPLVVRRRFPLSAFWAVVVASLLFNQHLRGGDPTLYTFLSCVVAAYSAAVYSPYRARALAGLVAAALLAVLRDETFPSFAPGLVPFLALLGVGLGANAVHIWKVRLTALEEEHEAAMRLAVDRERSRIARELHDVVTHNVSVMVIQAGAARKVMDTAPDRARRALLAVEAGGRTAMAELRHVMGLLTMAGDGNGGDGDAEGAGGASDPAAGADLAPQPGLAQVPALTDRVRDTGVPVELTVTGTPAPLAPGADLAAYRVVQEALTNTVRHAVGGRVRVAIEHVPGAVHIEVSDTGGTSAAPDGTGGGRGLIGLRERLAVYGATLRAGERPTGGFEVRAVIPVEELA
- a CDS encoding ABC transporter ATP-binding protein yields the protein MRAVSRTYGEGPPALADVTLSVAAGEALAVLGPSGSGKSTLLNLIAGLDRPSTGSVTVDGLRVDELSEAGSARYRRTKVGMVFQFFNLLDDLTVTDNVLLPAQLAGMPRAEARARAAGLLAELRIDRHADAYPGRLSGGERQRVAVARALMNRPALLLADEPTGALDTASGADVRELLAELNASGQTIVLVTHDLSLAASCATRTVELVDGRVVRDTRSARGAAAVAR